In Miscanthus floridulus cultivar M001 chromosome 5, ASM1932011v1, whole genome shotgun sequence, one genomic interval encodes:
- the LOC136455239 gene encoding uncharacterized protein, with product MGSGTSGEKESMDRAFNQATGNLVWPLLTRTNYQEWSYHIQCNLEGMFLWDAIDEADSAKVERRRDRLALGAMLRGVPQEMHSMLLNKKTVKEAWEAIKTMRLGADRVKEVNAQKLLAEFESIAFKPGEAIDDFAIRITKLVMDLRGLGEESITDVRVVKKFLRVVPSRYSQVAVAIEMFKDLKKLSIEELVGHLRAAEERFEPSVEQVTEKTGKLLLTEEEWAARNKQHSSDSTSSSGGKGGGQYVKKERSGSGARGGVDARDSGGKQLMSMGTPRRKGRCRKCNIYGHFAKECKTKAKEERQEAAHHANVEAEPALMVAHICNIKRLSTPVTQHVFLNQERVFPVEYHEGAWVLDTGTTNHMTGRREAMATLDETVWGAVKFGDGSIVEIHGIGAVTIVEKNNDHRVLTEGEVVKAAAYLLNRSPTKSLNGRTPFEAWFGRKPSVWHLRTFGCTVFAKRTGPSVNKLADRSIPWVFLGYESGTKGYRVYDPVNKKLIVTRDVIFDEKRRWNWEEKAAGQSELAPQFSVVYADEVLDGTVHGPAIEPTQLADQDLDSAPQIQWATPPIGASVDSEGIPMRYRMIPDLLDSTDEVQGFEYSGLCLVASEEPATVDEALSKGC from the exons ATGGGTTCAGGCACCTCGGGTGAAAAAGAATCCATGGACCGGGCATTCAATCAAGCCACGGGGAATTTGGTATGGCCGCTGCTGACTCGTACGAATTATCAAGAGTGGTCGTATCACATCCAGTGTAATCTAGAAGGGATGTTTCTTTGGGATGCCATTGATGAAGCCGATTCTGCAAAGGTGGAGAGACGTCGAGATCGCTTGGCACTCGGTGCCATGCTTCGCGGCGTGCCACAAGAGATGCACTCCATGCTCCTGAACAAGAAGACGgtgaaggaggcatgggaggcaaTCAAGACCATGCGTCTTGGAGCAGATCGTGTTAAGGAGGTCAACGCCCAAAAGCTTCTGGCTGAGTTCGAATCCATCGCATTCAAGCCGGGTGAGGCCATTGATGATTTTGCGATTCGCATCACAAAGCTCGTCATGGATCTGCGAGGGCTTGGGGAGGAGAGCATCACCGACGTACGTGTGGTGAAGAAATTCCTTCGTGTGGTGCCGTCTAGGTACAGTCAAGTCGCGGTGGCGATTGAGATGTTCAAAGATCTAAAGAAACTGTCGATCGAGGAGCTTGTGGGTCATCTTCGGGCAGCAGAAGAGAGGTTTGAGCCCTCAGTGGAGCAGGTGACAGAGAAGACTGGCAAACTTCTCCTAACAGAAGAGGAGTGGGCAGCCAGGAATAAACAACATTCATCGGACTCGACCTCGTCTTCTGGAGGCAAAGGCGGCGGGCAGTACGTGAAGAAGGAGCGATCCGGATCCGGGGCACGCGGCGGCGTTGATGCGCGTGACTCCGGTGGGAAGCAGCTCATGTCGATGGGAACCCCACGGCGGAAAGGTAGATGTCGCAAGTGCAACATCTATGGGCACTTTGCAAAAGAGTGCAAAACGAAGGCAAAAGAAGAACGACAAGAGGCTGCTCATCATGCCAATGTCGAGGCAGAACCAGCTCTGATGGTGGCGCACATTTGCAACATCAAGAGGCTGAGCACGCCGGTGACGCAGCATGTGTTCCTGAATCAGGAACGCGTATTCCCAGTGGAATACCACGAAGGAGCGTGGGTACTAGACACGGGCACCACGAACCATATGACGGGGCGCCGAGAAGCCATGGCGACTCTGGACGAGACGGTCTGGGGCGCAGTGAAGTTCGGTGATGGGTCGATAGTGGAGATTCACGGGATCGGTGCCGTAACGATCGTCGAAAAGAACAACGACCACCGAGTTCTCACAGAG GGAGAAGTAGTAAAAGCAGCTGCCTACTTGTTGAATCGGTCGCCAACAAAGAGTTTAAATGGCAGGACTCCGTTTGAGGCTTGGTTCGGGAGAAAACCGAGTGTGTGGCACCTCCGTACATTTGGTTGTACGGTGTTTGCAAAGCGTACAGGGCCGAGTGTAAACAAACTGGCAGATAGGTCGATACCGTGGGTGTTCCTTGGTTATGAATCAGGGACCAAAGGCTATAGAGTGTATGATCCAGTCAACAAGAAGTTGATAGTGACCAGGGACGTGATTTTTGATGAGAAAAGAAGATGGAATTGGGAGGAGAAAGCAGCAGGCCAGAGCGAATTGGCACCACAGTTCTCAGTCGTGTATGCAGATGAAGTGCTAGATGGCACTGTTCATGGTCCGGCAATAGAGCCGACACAGCTCGCTGATCAGGATCTCGAT TCAGCACCACAGATACAATGGGCGACACCACCAATAGGAGCTTCGGTTGATTCAGAAGGCATTCCAATGAGGTACAGAATGATACCTGATTTGCTTGATTCCACTGATGAAGTTCAGGGTTTTGAGTACAGTGGCTTGTGTTTGGTCGCCTCTGAGGAACCAGCTACAGTTGATGAAGCGTTGTCAAAGGGTTGCTAG